One genomic region from Sinorhizobium numidicum encodes:
- the aztA gene encoding zinc ABC transporter ATP-binding protein AztA: MTDICLEFKNLTLGYRGHAAVHHLSGTAERGVLTAIVGANGSGKSTLMKGIAGILKPISGTCSTGYRRLAYLPQQSELDRSFPARVIDLVSLGFWQDRGLLGRITGKDRAKLAACLDAVGLTGFEKRPLDSLSGGQMQRALFARTMLQDADLILLDEPFNAVDGRTIQDLVRLIQEWAAQRRTVLCVLHDHALVRAHFPRTLLIARKLVAWGPTSEVLTPENLSRARNFQEAWDDRAGWCEDERPGSSPVHEHDGGPKQGGGPKQRVAAHV, encoded by the coding sequence ATGACCGACATCTGCCTGGAATTCAAAAATCTGACGCTCGGCTATAGGGGCCATGCTGCTGTTCACCACCTGAGCGGCACTGCCGAGCGCGGGGTTCTGACCGCGATCGTCGGCGCCAATGGATCAGGCAAGTCGACGCTGATGAAGGGGATCGCAGGGATCCTGAAGCCGATCAGCGGCACTTGTTCCACGGGTTATCGGCGGCTGGCCTATCTGCCGCAGCAATCGGAACTGGATCGCAGCTTTCCGGCGCGCGTAATCGATCTGGTATCGCTTGGCTTCTGGCAGGACCGGGGATTGCTAGGCCGCATTACCGGCAAGGACAGGGCGAAACTTGCCGCGTGCCTTGATGCCGTCGGACTGACAGGCTTTGAGAAGCGCCCTCTCGACAGTCTGTCCGGGGGGCAAATGCAGCGCGCCCTGTTTGCGCGGACGATGCTCCAGGATGCCGATCTGATCCTGCTGGACGAGCCCTTCAACGCAGTCGACGGGAGGACGATCCAAGATCTCGTTCGTCTGATCCAGGAGTGGGCCGCGCAGCGCCGGACGGTGCTTTGCGTCCTGCACGATCATGCGCTTGTGCGCGCGCATTTTCCGCGCACGCTGCTGATCGCTCGCAAGCTGGTGGCCTGGGGACCGACATCGGAGGTTCTGACCCCGGAGAACCTGTCGCGCGCACGGAATTTCCAGGAGGCGTGGGACGACAGGGCCGGTTGGTGCGAGGACGAGCGGCCGGGTTCCAGTCCCGTTCACGAGCACGACGGTGGTCCCAAGCAAGGCGGCGGCCCCAAGCAAAGGGTTGCCGCCCATGTATGA
- a CDS encoding CobW family GTP-binding protein: MRPIYDPVPVTLLTGFLGSGKTTLLNAVLADPRMVGTAVIINEFGTVAIDHDLVRTGSETYFRTTTGCICCTATSDVRVSLYELHETRLRAEIPPVSRVIIETTGLADPAPIINSLIPGGAPAMGLRDHVVARHFFLAGVVTAFDVLTGRSTLDCFLEGWKQLAFADHIVLTKTDLTDEPHDWAAELSGLNPAARYHDRRKGLDLEALFGEGGYSTSSKAEDVPGWLAMETLVQHSDHSHEPNRHGDEIEAFSLTHDVPLEPQAVETFLHIVTSNIESGLLRLKGIFALADDPNRPLVAHAVRHRLYPCHRLDRWPDGDRRSRVVLIGQDMPAKPIRDVFDVLAPRSSRKQRRSA, from the coding sequence ATGAGGCCAATCTACGACCCGGTGCCCGTGACATTGCTGACGGGCTTCCTCGGCTCCGGTAAGACAACGTTGCTGAACGCGGTTCTTGCCGATCCCCGGATGGTAGGCACGGCCGTCATCATCAATGAGTTCGGGACGGTTGCGATCGACCACGACCTAGTCCGCACCGGTTCTGAAACCTATTTCCGCACCACGACCGGCTGCATCTGCTGTACGGCGACGAGCGACGTCCGCGTCTCCCTGTACGAGCTGCACGAGACGCGGCTGCGAGCCGAAATTCCTCCGGTTTCGCGGGTCATTATCGAGACCACCGGACTCGCCGATCCCGCTCCAATCATCAACAGCCTCATTCCCGGTGGCGCACCTGCCATGGGACTGCGGGACCACGTGGTGGCGCGGCACTTCTTCCTTGCCGGCGTCGTCACGGCTTTCGATGTTCTGACGGGCCGATCAACGCTCGACTGCTTCCTTGAAGGCTGGAAGCAGCTCGCTTTCGCCGACCATATCGTCCTCACGAAAACCGATCTTACGGATGAGCCTCATGATTGGGCCGCAGAACTCTCAGGGCTCAATCCGGCTGCTCGCTATCATGACCGTCGTAAGGGACTTGATCTGGAAGCCCTGTTCGGCGAAGGCGGCTATTCCACATCCAGCAAAGCCGAGGATGTGCCTGGATGGCTTGCGATGGAGACGCTTGTTCAGCATTCCGACCATTCCCATGAGCCGAATCGACACGGCGACGAGATCGAAGCGTTCAGCCTGACACATGACGTGCCGCTCGAACCCCAAGCCGTGGAGACCTTTCTCCACATCGTAACGAGCAATATTGAGTCGGGCCTGCTCCGATTGAAGGGCATTTTCGCACTTGCCGATGATCCGAACCGGCCCCTGGTGGCGCATGCCGTGCGGCATCGGCTCTATCCGTGCCACCGCCTCGACAGATGGCCAGACGGTGATCGCCGCAGTCGCGTCGTCCTGATTGGCCAGGACATGCCCGCCAAGCCGATCCGCGACGTCTTCGACGTGCTAGCGCCGCGCTCGTCCAGGAAGCAGCGGAGGTCCGCATGA
- the aztB gene encoding zinc ABC transporter permease AztB has protein sequence MYDNLLGPFLQYGFMQRALLGSVVLSVSCAPVGVFLMLRRMSLTGDAMSHAILPGAALGFLLFGLDILPMTIGGLVVGLVVALGSGLVSRFTVQKEDASMAAFYLISLAAGVLLVSWRGSSVDLMHVLFGSVLALNDEAIGLIASIAAVTFLAFGPCWRGLVAECLDPLFLRSVSRIGGPVHLLFLVLVVLNLVGGFQALGTLLSVGLMMLPAVAARFWSNDVRVLCLIAIAIAVVSSLGGLILSYHASMPSGPAIIMVAGGAYILSALFGRRGVLASAFSSRRHKTA, from the coding sequence ATGTATGACAATTTGCTCGGCCCCTTCCTGCAATACGGCTTCATGCAGCGGGCGCTGCTTGGTTCCGTGGTTCTATCGGTCAGTTGCGCGCCCGTGGGCGTGTTTCTGATGCTTCGACGCATGAGCCTGACCGGCGATGCAATGTCGCATGCCATACTGCCAGGGGCCGCACTCGGCTTTCTCCTCTTCGGACTCGACATCCTGCCAATGACGATAGGTGGTCTGGTCGTTGGCTTGGTTGTGGCGCTCGGCTCCGGGCTCGTGTCGCGCTTCACGGTCCAGAAGGAGGATGCCTCGATGGCGGCCTTCTACCTGATCTCCCTGGCCGCGGGTGTCCTTCTGGTTTCATGGCGTGGGTCGAGCGTCGATCTGATGCATGTGCTGTTCGGCTCCGTACTCGCCCTGAACGACGAGGCGATTGGCTTGATCGCAAGTATTGCCGCCGTGACCTTCCTCGCCTTCGGCCCCTGCTGGCGCGGGCTCGTCGCCGAGTGCCTCGATCCGCTTTTCTTGCGATCGGTCAGCCGGATCGGCGGGCCCGTCCACCTCCTGTTCCTGGTGTTGGTCGTGCTCAATCTCGTCGGCGGATTTCAGGCGCTGGGCACACTGCTGTCAGTCGGTCTGATGATGCTGCCGGCCGTGGCAGCCCGCTTCTGGTCAAACGATGTCCGCGTCTTGTGCCTGATCGCCATCGCTATCGCCGTGGTTTCATCGCTCGGCGGCCTCATCCTTTCCTATCACGCATCCATGCCGTCCGGACCGGCCATCATCATGGTCGCCGGGGGCGCATACATCCTGTCCGCTCTTTTTGGCCGAAGAGGCGTGCTTGCGAGCGCGTTCTCGTCGCGCCGCCATAAAACCGCCTGA
- a CDS encoding MucR family transcriptional regulator: MTESRSEMNERRLELTSRIVSAYLSRNVVPAAELPHLIQQTYGSLGGTSRPVKAEPTVEEQRPAVPVKKSVAEDFIICLEDGKKFKSLKRHLMAKYGLTPEQYRKKWKLPADYPMTAPNYARQRSELARATGLGKKPVSVPAAASTPFRKKIGLTFD; the protein is encoded by the coding sequence TTGACGGAATCGCGTTCGGAGATGAACGAGCGGAGACTTGAGCTCACCAGCCGCATCGTGTCCGCCTATTTGAGCCGCAATGTCGTCCCTGCCGCCGAGCTCCCGCATCTTATCCAGCAAACCTACGGCTCGCTGGGCGGGACATCTCGACCAGTGAAAGCCGAGCCCACCGTAGAGGAGCAACGCCCCGCCGTCCCGGTCAAGAAATCCGTGGCAGAGGACTTCATCATCTGCCTGGAGGACGGTAAGAAATTCAAATCTCTGAAGCGACACCTGATGGCAAAGTACGGTCTCACGCCGGAGCAGTATCGCAAAAAATGGAAGCTTCCAGCCGACTACCCGATGACGGCTCCGAACTATGCCCGACAGCGCTCGGAACTCGCACGCGCGACGGGGCTGGGAAAGAAACCGGTATCAGTGCCCGCTGCAGCCTCCACTCCTTTTCGCAAGAAGATAGGCCTGACGTTCGACTGA
- a CDS encoding dual specificity protein phosphatase family protein, whose translation MKKFSNLLAGAAGAAALLLGGYLGVLQLTGNFHEVLPSELYRSAQPSAADIASYARQYAIKTIVNLRGKSKEGWYRQEVDAANRAGIAHVDFRLSASKKVSPDEVRQLVALLQDAPKPILIHCQAGADRTGLVSMIYLQQIAGVDEETAERQLSVRYGHIGIPYISAAFAMDESWEDFERIIFG comes from the coding sequence ATGAAGAAATTTTCGAATTTGCTGGCAGGTGCCGCCGGCGCGGCTGCATTACTTTTAGGCGGTTACCTTGGCGTTCTGCAACTTACGGGCAATTTCCACGAGGTGCTGCCCAGCGAGCTTTACCGATCGGCGCAGCCGTCGGCGGCCGACATCGCGAGCTATGCACGGCAATACGCAATCAAGACGATTGTGAATCTGCGCGGCAAAAGCAAGGAAGGCTGGTATCGGCAGGAAGTCGACGCTGCCAATCGAGCCGGCATTGCTCATGTCGATTTCCGGCTGTCGGCCTCCAAGAAGGTTTCACCAGATGAGGTCCGGCAACTAGTTGCGTTGCTGCAGGATGCCCCAAAGCCGATTCTCATTCATTGCCAGGCGGGAGCCGATAGAACGGGACTGGTCTCGATGATCTATCTTCAGCAGATCGCGGGCGTTGACGAAGAGACTGCGGAACGGCAATTATCTGTCCGCTACGGCCACATTGGCATTCCCTACATTTCCGCCGCCTTTGCCATGGATGAGAGCTGGGAGGATTTCGAAAGGATCATCTTTGGATAG
- the aztD gene encoding zinc metallochaperone AztD, with product MRLSLTQNRLLTAMAATLVFAAQGALAEDHETQAAWRIFVADHTQPVVRAIDFSDGKELGHYDLKGYAALTASASGQTVFATQSDHDVVHVIRTGITFSDHGEHRDLDVTDVALLPATFEGKRPVHVVPHGDHAILFYDRDGKADIIDEAALLEGKVEVRTIDATKPHHGVAVTLGRYVLVSIPNTEIETKPDELPPRVGLRVIDDQGEQVGDIAKCTDLHGEATSARLVAFGCKEGVLVARPGGIDGPKLQMLPYPADFPKASTGTLLGGKAMQFFLGNYGEDKVVLIDPDNEQPFRLIELPTRRVDFLLDPATPRNAYILTEDGDLHVLDVIKGEIARKGKVTEPYSKDGHWRDPRPRLAVADRQIAITDPRHSLVRVVDAETLKEIRTIAVEGQPFSIVAVGGSGASH from the coding sequence ATGAGATTGTCTCTCACCCAAAACCGCCTGCTGACGGCAATGGCGGCGACCCTCGTGTTTGCGGCCCAGGGCGCGCTCGCCGAAGACCACGAAACGCAAGCGGCTTGGCGGATCTTCGTCGCCGATCATACGCAGCCGGTCGTTCGGGCCATCGATTTTTCTGACGGCAAGGAACTTGGCCACTACGACTTGAAAGGTTATGCGGCGCTGACCGCAAGCGCCTCCGGACAGACGGTGTTTGCAACGCAATCGGATCATGACGTCGTGCACGTCATCAGGACCGGCATCACATTCTCCGATCACGGCGAACATCGTGACCTGGACGTCACGGACGTGGCTCTTCTTCCGGCAACCTTCGAGGGCAAGCGCCCTGTCCACGTCGTTCCGCACGGCGACCACGCGATCCTGTTTTACGACCGTGATGGCAAAGCCGACATTATCGACGAAGCAGCCCTGCTCGAGGGCAAGGTCGAGGTCCGCACCATCGACGCAACCAAGCCGCATCATGGTGTTGCAGTGACCCTAGGACGCTACGTGCTGGTATCGATACCGAACACAGAGATCGAGACGAAGCCGGATGAACTGCCCCCGCGCGTCGGTCTGCGTGTGATCGACGATCAGGGCGAGCAGGTTGGCGACATTGCCAAATGCACCGACCTTCATGGTGAGGCGACCTCGGCGCGCCTTGTTGCCTTTGGCTGCAAAGAAGGTGTCCTCGTTGCGCGCCCTGGCGGTATCGACGGGCCGAAACTGCAAATGCTGCCCTATCCCGCGGATTTCCCGAAGGCTTCTACGGGAACGCTGTTGGGCGGCAAGGCGATGCAGTTTTTCCTCGGCAACTACGGCGAGGACAAGGTCGTGCTCATCGACCCGGACAATGAGCAACCTTTTCGATTGATCGAGCTTCCTACCCGGCGGGTCGATTTCCTGCTCGATCCTGCGACGCCGCGCAATGCCTACATCCTGACGGAGGACGGCGATCTTCACGTGCTGGACGTGATCAAGGGCGAGATCGCCCGCAAGGGCAAGGTCACCGAGCCCTATAGCAAGGATGGCCATTGGCGCGACCCCCGTCCACGTCTGGCCGTAGCCGATCGTCAGATCGCAATCACCGACCCGCGGCACTCGCTCGTCCGGGTTGTTGATGCCGAGACCCTGAAGGAGATCCGCACGATCGCAGTCGAAGGACAGCCGTTCTCGATCGTTGCTGTGGGTGGTTCCGGCGCATCGCACTGA
- a CDS encoding GTP-binding protein yields the protein MKKIPVTVLSGFLGAGKTTLLNHILANRDGMRVALIVNDMSEVNIDAALVRDGGANLSRTQEQLVEMTNGCICCTLRDDLLKEVRALAEQGRFDYLLIESTGIAEPLPVAATFDFRDEGGQSLSDVARLDTMVTVVDAANLLKDYSSADFLSDRGDTAGDGDNRTLVDLLVEQIEFADVVILNKIGTATPEERDAARKIIVGLNPDAKLIEADFGMVDLKEVLGTGRFNFAKAETHPLWFKELHGFKDHIPETEEYGIRSFVYRAKKPFDPMRFQAFIDKSWPGVVRAKGFFWLATRPHYVGEISQAGALVRTGKMGLWWSSVPREQWPQDPGFLKMLKPYLDPVWGDRRQEIVFIGADPMDEGRIRAELDACLIDSPVFAPELWRNLPDPFAVWDRRAA from the coding sequence ATGAAGAAAATTCCTGTCACTGTCTTGTCCGGCTTTCTCGGCGCCGGCAAGACAACGCTCCTCAACCATATCCTTGCCAATCGAGACGGCATGCGTGTTGCGCTTATCGTCAACGACATGAGTGAGGTCAATATCGATGCCGCTCTTGTGCGCGACGGCGGCGCCAATCTCTCCCGCACGCAGGAGCAACTCGTCGAGATGACCAACGGCTGCATCTGTTGCACGTTGCGCGACGACCTGCTGAAGGAAGTCCGCGCGCTCGCCGAGCAGGGCCGGTTCGATTACCTGTTGATCGAGTCGACCGGCATTGCCGAACCGCTGCCTGTTGCCGCGACCTTCGACTTCCGCGACGAAGGCGGGCAAAGCCTGTCGGATGTGGCAAGGCTCGACACGATGGTGACGGTTGTCGACGCCGCAAACCTGCTGAAAGACTACAGTTCCGCCGACTTCCTGTCCGATCGCGGCGACACGGCCGGCGACGGAGACAACCGCACCCTCGTCGATCTTCTGGTCGAGCAGATCGAGTTCGCCGACGTCGTGATCCTCAACAAGATCGGCACGGCCACGCCGGAAGAACGCGACGCGGCGCGCAAGATCATCGTTGGCCTTAATCCCGATGCCAAGCTCATCGAAGCCGACTTCGGCATGGTCGACCTGAAGGAGGTTTTGGGCACGGGTCGGTTCAACTTCGCCAAAGCCGAGACGCATCCGCTCTGGTTCAAGGAACTGCACGGCTTTAAGGACCACATCCCTGAAACGGAAGAATACGGCATTCGCTCCTTCGTCTATCGGGCGAAGAAGCCGTTCGATCCCATGCGGTTCCAGGCCTTCATCGACAAGTCGTGGCCGGGTGTCGTGCGCGCCAAAGGGTTCTTTTGGCTGGCAACGCGGCCACACTACGTCGGTGAAATCAGCCAGGCGGGCGCGCTGGTGAGAACCGGTAAGATGGGGCTCTGGTGGTCGTCCGTGCCACGGGAGCAATGGCCGCAGGATCCCGGCTTCCTGAAAATGCTGAAGCCCTATCTCGATCCGGTCTGGGGCGACCGCCGGCAGGAGATCGTCTTCATCGGCGCCGATCCGATGGACGAGGGCAGGATCCGCGCGGAACTCGATGCATGTCTCATCGACAGTCCGGTCTTTGCGCCCGAGCTCTGGCGCAACCTTCCCGATCCGTTCGCGGTCTGGGATCGGCGGGCGGCGTAG
- a CDS encoding CobW family GTP-binding protein, with amino-acid sequence MPKQSEPTPVTVLTGYLGAGKTTLLNRILTEPRGKKFAVIVNEFGEVGIDNDLIVDADEEIFEMNNGCICCTVRGDLIRIIEALMRRRDRFDGILIETTGLADPAPVAQTFFVDEDVRSKTRLDSIITVVDARHLLDEIDRAPEAQEQLAFADTIILNKIDLVTEQAITSVEERIRRLNPTASILRSERCNFDIASLLDRKAFDLDRILEVEPDFLDEEHDHEHDDHVTSFSLVQREPIDPNKFFNWLQTVTRAFGMAMLRMKGIISFAGDDDRYVVQGVHMLMEGDHQRPWKAGEERVTRLVFIGRNLPKDIISDGFSKCRATREAAE; translated from the coding sequence ATGCCGAAGCAGAGCGAGCCAACTCCAGTCACCGTGCTTACGGGCTATCTTGGCGCGGGCAAGACCACGCTTCTAAACCGGATCCTCACTGAACCGCGTGGCAAAAAGTTCGCGGTGATCGTCAACGAATTCGGCGAGGTGGGCATCGACAACGATCTGATCGTCGATGCGGACGAAGAAATCTTCGAAATGAACAACGGCTGCATTTGCTGCACGGTGCGCGGCGACCTTATCCGCATCATCGAAGCGCTGATGCGCCGCCGAGACCGGTTTGACGGCATACTCATTGAAACCACCGGCCTCGCGGACCCGGCGCCGGTAGCGCAGACCTTCTTCGTCGATGAAGACGTCCGGTCAAAGACACGCCTCGATTCGATCATCACCGTTGTCGATGCCAGGCATCTCCTCGACGAGATCGACCGGGCGCCTGAGGCGCAAGAACAACTGGCATTCGCCGACACCATCATTCTCAACAAGATCGATCTCGTAACGGAGCAGGCGATAACCTCTGTCGAAGAGCGGATCCGGCGCCTCAATCCGACCGCCAGCATTCTGCGCTCGGAACGCTGCAATTTCGATATTGCCAGCCTGCTCGATCGCAAGGCCTTCGATCTCGATCGCATTCTCGAAGTGGAACCCGACTTCCTCGACGAGGAACATGACCATGAGCACGACGACCATGTGACGAGTTTCTCGCTTGTCCAACGGGAGCCGATAGATCCGAACAAGTTCTTCAATTGGCTCCAGACCGTTACGCGAGCCTTCGGCATGGCCATGCTCCGGATGAAGGGAATCATCTCATTTGCCGGCGACGACGACAGGTACGTCGTCCAGGGCGTGCACATGCTGATGGAAGGCGATCATCAACGTCCCTGGAAGGCCGGTGAAGAGCGCGTGACGCGCCTCGTCTTCATCGGACGCAATCTTCCGAAGGACATCATCAGCGACGGCTTTTCCAAATGCCGCGCGACGCGAGAAGCCGCCGAGTAG
- a CDS encoding WGR domain-containing protein, producing MTQHWFRLYVQRIDTTRNMARFYAMSIEPDLFGGSALVRRWGRIGTRGQKRVDLFKDERQAIGHFLFLARQKRARGYRPQSRS from the coding sequence ATGACGCAGCATTGGTTCCGCCTGTATGTTCAGCGAATCGACACGACCAGGAATATGGCGCGGTTTTATGCAATGTCGATCGAACCGGATCTGTTCGGCGGCTCTGCTCTGGTCCGCCGCTGGGGTCGTATCGGCACTCGCGGCCAAAAGCGTGTTGATCTGTTTAAGGACGAGCGTCAAGCGATCGGACACTTCCTTTTCTTGGCTCGCCAGAAGCGAGCCCGCGGTTACAGGCCACAATCGCGCTCTTGA
- a CDS encoding sensor histidine kinase — protein sequence MRAARLLRSTPFRLALTFGFLFVLAFLVTGTIVYAMLKRELAEALDASVRETYSVVASTYSSGDLEDLSAAINTYARLSRSDDQVYLLLDDKGERLAGNLGSVSVDDGLSSVSASNLGLKGDEQFRIMAGNVGRYRLVFGHSFAETDEVEETALASFAWGAGVIVALAFGGGAILANRAQHRLQGIARAMSEVSNGNLSPRIPLSGNGDDIDVVSKHMNEALDRLSALVEGMRQVSADIAHDLKTPLNRLRMTIEQAMQQSERGEDVQDRLVEARAESDRINATFEALLRISQIEAGARKTRFRPVDLMDVLQSVSEIYRSVAEDNDQELEFISEVKLPCMIVGDRELLTQLFVNLIENAITHCPPKTQITMKLAVDGRSFRVTVADDGPGIPAGERELVFRRLYRLDKSRTTPGSGLGLSLVKAIADLHAASIVLDDRKPGLDAILRFPAQQLG from the coding sequence ATGCGCGCCGCTAGACTGTTGCGGAGCACGCCCTTCCGTCTGGCGCTCACGTTCGGCTTCCTCTTCGTCCTGGCATTCCTCGTCACCGGCACCATCGTTTATGCAATGCTCAAGCGGGAATTGGCGGAGGCGCTCGACGCCTCCGTGCGCGAGACCTATTCGGTAGTAGCCTCCACCTACTCATCCGGCGATCTGGAGGATCTGTCAGCGGCGATCAATACCTATGCCAGGCTTAGTCGGTCTGACGATCAGGTGTATCTGTTGCTCGACGACAAGGGCGAGCGGCTGGCCGGCAATCTTGGATCCGTGTCTGTTGACGATGGCCTGTCGAGCGTTAGCGCCTCGAATCTGGGACTAAAGGGCGACGAGCAGTTTCGAATAATGGCCGGCAACGTAGGCAGGTATCGGCTCGTTTTCGGCCACAGTTTCGCGGAAACCGACGAAGTCGAGGAAACCGCACTAGCGAGCTTCGCTTGGGGCGCCGGCGTGATCGTCGCCCTCGCATTCGGCGGCGGGGCCATCCTCGCCAACCGCGCCCAGCATCGGCTGCAGGGTATTGCGCGTGCAATGAGCGAGGTTTCGAACGGCAATCTTTCTCCGCGTATTCCGCTGAGCGGGAACGGCGACGATATCGACGTCGTCTCGAAGCACATGAACGAGGCGCTCGATCGTCTGTCGGCGCTAGTCGAGGGCATGCGCCAGGTCAGCGCTGATATTGCCCATGATCTGAAGACGCCACTGAACCGCTTGCGCATGACGATCGAGCAGGCCATGCAGCAAAGCGAACGGGGCGAAGATGTGCAGGATCGTCTCGTCGAAGCGCGCGCGGAGAGCGACCGGATCAACGCTACATTCGAGGCCTTATTGCGCATATCGCAGATCGAGGCCGGCGCGCGAAAGACGCGATTCCGACCCGTCGACCTGATGGATGTCCTGCAGTCAGTTTCAGAGATCTATCGCAGCGTCGCCGAAGATAACGATCAGGAGTTGGAGTTCATATCCGAAGTGAAGCTTCCCTGTATGATCGTGGGTGACCGTGAGTTGCTCACTCAACTCTTCGTCAATCTCATCGAAAATGCGATCACCCACTGCCCCCCGAAAACACAGATCACGATGAAGCTCGCGGTGGATGGTCGAAGCTTCCGCGTCACCGTTGCGGATGACGGGCCGGGCATTCCGGCGGGGGAACGCGAGCTCGTGTTCCGGCGCCTTTATCGGCTCGACAAAAGCCGCACGACGCCCGGTAGTGGCCTTGGCCTTAGTCTCGTGAAGGCAATTGCCGATCTGCATGCCGCCAGCATAGTGCTCGACGACCGAAAGCCAGGCCTCGATGCAATCCTCCGTTTTCCTGCGCAACAACTGGGGTGA
- a CDS encoding Fur family transcriptional regulator yields the protein MPQTSHADALKLTKNQSLVLSVLQSSAQPLSAYSILDRLRGHGLKAPLQVYRALDKLLEAGRVHRLESMNAFVVCCHSRRGQIHPRITAFEICEACGKVNEFHDTRIDDALTRHARSSGFKIRTTTIEVHGLCADCH from the coding sequence ATGCCGCAGACCAGCCATGCTGACGCGCTGAAACTGACGAAGAACCAGAGCCTCGTGCTCTCGGTGCTGCAATCGTCCGCGCAACCGCTCAGCGCCTACAGTATCCTCGACCGTCTGCGCGGCCATGGCCTCAAGGCGCCGCTCCAGGTCTATCGAGCGCTCGACAAGCTCCTGGAAGCCGGCCGCGTCCACCGTCTGGAAAGCATGAACGCCTTTGTCGTCTGCTGCCACTCCCGCCGCGGGCAAATCCATCCGCGCATTACGGCTTTCGAGATCTGCGAGGCCTGCGGCAAGGTCAACGAATTCCACGATACGAGGATCGACGACGCATTGACCAGGCATGCGAGAAGCAGCGGCTTCAAGATCAGGACCACGACGATCGAAGTCCACGGCCTCTGCGCCGACTGCCATTAA
- the aztC gene encoding zinc ABC transporter substrate-binding protein AztC — protein MFRTLRLATYASLLTLGGLAASASAAELKVVASFSIIADFAKNVGGYRAEIATLVPVDGDAHVYEPRPADAAALEQADVVLTNGLQFEGFMSRLIETSGTKAPVIEVSKGIEPLKAAEEEGAQHESEEHATAENGHDHGHEGHHHHGEFDPHAWQSIHNAKIYVKNIADAFCQADKAGCATYAANSEAYLAKLGELEAEVKAAIDAIPQDKRTIITSHDAFGYFEHDYGLKFIAPESISTEAEASAADVARLVDQVKEEKASAIFVESITNPRLIEQIAGETGLKVGGTLYSDALSGEDGPAATYIDMFRYNVNTIKAAILGS, from the coding sequence ATGTTCAGGACATTACGCCTCGCAACCTATGCCAGCCTTCTTACGCTTGGCGGTCTCGCTGCCAGCGCGTCTGCTGCCGAGCTAAAGGTCGTCGCGAGCTTCTCCATCATCGCCGATTTCGCCAAGAACGTGGGCGGCTATCGGGCTGAAATCGCGACGCTGGTGCCGGTCGATGGCGATGCCCACGTCTACGAGCCACGCCCGGCCGATGCGGCTGCTCTGGAGCAAGCCGATGTTGTTCTGACGAACGGTCTTCAGTTCGAAGGCTTCATGTCGCGCCTGATCGAGACGAGCGGTACCAAGGCTCCCGTGATCGAAGTGAGCAAGGGCATCGAACCGCTGAAAGCGGCGGAAGAAGAGGGTGCTCAGCACGAAAGCGAGGAGCATGCGACGGCCGAGAACGGGCACGATCATGGCCATGAAGGGCATCACCACCATGGCGAGTTCGACCCGCACGCTTGGCAGTCCATCCACAATGCCAAAATCTACGTGAAGAACATCGCCGACGCCTTCTGCCAAGCCGACAAGGCTGGTTGCGCGACATACGCGGCCAACTCGGAAGCCTATCTCGCCAAGCTCGGCGAACTGGAGGCGGAGGTGAAGGCCGCAATCGACGCCATTCCGCAGGACAAGCGCACCATCATCACCTCGCATGATGCGTTCGGCTATTTCGAGCACGACTACGGTCTGAAGTTCATCGCACCTGAGAGCATCTCGACGGAAGCGGAAGCATCCGCCGCCGACGTCGCCAGGCTCGTCGATCAGGTGAAGGAGGAGAAGGCCTCGGCGATCTTTGTCGAGAGCATCACCAATCCCCGCCTCATCGAGCAGATTGCCGGCGAAACCGGTCTGAAGGTCGGCGGAACGCTCTATTCCGATGCGCTCTCCGGCGAAGACGGTCCGGCAGCCACCTATATCGACATGTTCCGCTATAACGTGAACACCATCAAGGCTGCCATTCTCGGAAGCTGA